From the Pongo pygmaeus isolate AG05252 chromosome X, NHGRI_mPonPyg2-v2.0_pri, whole genome shotgun sequence genome, one window contains:
- the LOC129025308 gene encoding DDB1- and CUL4-associated factor 12-like protein 1, whose product MAQQQTGSRKRKAPTVEAGAESSPSQGLAAADGEGPLLLKRQRRPATSRSMVHYLKVREVGGWGPARLQSFDGEMRGYAVQRLPELLTERQLDLGTLNKVFASQWLNARQVVCGTKCNTLFVVDVQSGHIARIPLLRDREARLAQDQQGCGIHAIELNPSKTLLATGGENPNSLAIYQLPSLDPLCLGDRHGHKDWIFAVAWLSDTVAVSGSRDGTVALWRMDPDKFDDTVAWHSEVGLPVYAHIRPRDVEAIPRAIINPSNRKVRALACGGKNQELGAVSLDGYFHLWKVRSTLSRLLSIRLPYFRDNVCLTYCDDMSVYAVGSHSHVSFLDLRQDQQNIRPLCSREGGTGVRSLSFYRHIITVGTGQGSLLFYDVRAQKFLEERASATLESSSGPARRKLRLACGRGWLNHNDFWVNYFGGMEVFPSALYTHCYNWPEMKLFVAGGPLPAGLHGNYAGLWS is encoded by the coding sequence ATGGCCCAGCAGCAAACAGGTAGCAGGAAACGGAAAGCGCCCACGGTCGAGGCGGGCGCCGAGAGCTCGCCGTCGCAGGGCTTGGCGGCAGCGGACGGTGAGGGGCCGctgctactcaagaggcagaggcggCCGGCGACGTCTCGCTCGATGGTGCACTATCTGAAGGTTCGGGAGGTAGGCGGGTGGGGCCCCGCCAGGCTCCAGAGCTTCGATGGCGAGATGCGAGGCTACGCGGTACAGAGGCTGCCCGAGCTGCTGACGGAGCGCCAACTGGACCTGGGCACCCTCAACAAGGTGTTCGCGTCACAGTGGCTGAACGCCAGGCAGGTGGTGTGCGGCACCAAGTGTAACACGCTTTTCGTGGTGGACGTGCAGTCAGGCCACATCGCGCGCATTCCCCTCTTGCGGGACAGGGAGGCCAGGCTGGCCCAAGACCAACAGGGCTGCGGCATCCATGCCATCGAGCTGAATCCCTCCAAGACGCTTCTGGCCACCGGCGGCGAAAACCCCAACAGCCTGGCCATCTACCAGCTGCCCTCCCTGGATCCCCTGTGCCTGGGCGACCGCCATGGCCACAAGGACTGGATCTTCGCTGTCGCCTGGCTGAGTGACACCGTAGCCGTGAGCGGCTCCCGCGACGGCACAGTGGCGCTGTGGCGGATGGACCCGGACAAGTTCGATGACACTGTTGCCTGGCATAGCGAGGTGGGTCTCCCCGTATATGCCCATATCCGTCCGAGGGATGTGGAGGCCATCCCCAGGGCCATCATCAACCCCAGTAACCGCAAGGTGCGGGCCCTGGCCTGCGGCGGCAAGAACCAGGAACTGGGAGCGGTGTCCTTGGACGGCTACTTCCACCTGTGGAAAGTCCGGAGCACACTATCCAGGCTGCTGTCCATCAGGCTGCCCTACTTCCGGGATAATGTGTGCCTGACCTACTGTGATGATATGTCTGTGTACGCCGTGGGCTCCCATTCCCACGTCTCTTTCCTGGATCTGCGCCAGGACCAGCAGAACATCCGGCCCCTGTGTTCTCGAGAGGGTGGCACGGGAGTGCGGTCGCTGAGCTTCTACCGCCACATCATCACTGTGGGCACCGGTCAGGGCTCCCTGCTCTTCTATGACGTCCGGGCCCAGAAATTCCTGGAGGAAAGAGCCTCCGCCACCCTGGAGTCCTCTTCGGGACCTGCAAGGAGGAAGCTCAGGCTTGCCTGTGGCAGAGGCTGGCTCAACCACAATGATTTCTGGGTGAATTACTTTGGTGGCATGGAAGTGTTTCCCAGTGCGCTCTACACTCACTGCTACAACTGGCCTGAGATGAAGCTCTTTGTGGCTGGGGGGCCTCTCCCTGCAGGCCTCCATGGGAACTATGCAGGCCTCTGGAGCTAA